One Syngnathoides biaculeatus isolate LvHL_M chromosome 4, ASM1980259v1, whole genome shotgun sequence DNA window includes the following coding sequences:
- the si:dkey-172m14.1 gene encoding arrestin domain-containing protein 3 isoform X2 — translation MPAIRSLTLVYDALNEDRTFSEGDLIAGKVTLAVEKPTAVQSFFVKVKGDAQVRWTTRSGNHNQTHSASRRYFKLKHFFIETVLPQGVHVYNFRFTIPSGTMPSSFKGTHGKIVYILEAKLLRSWKVDKTADKVIIFRSKSIPHLQSLMLQQVAVKDKELGIFSSGKVHMKVTVDKTAYAPGETVLVVAKINNNSSSDMIPKVRLSQVIVYSARSSSKHESITINKLASQNIGPRSEKEVRWAVKIPTNQEPTIKNCEIISVEYSLKVYLDISFAFDPEVTFPVIIIPPNVASSSQGAFSGPSWAPHNSDFPPAAASAACYPPSPHRGQGAQAYLAPSPFYSDNPTNYAGPSTINPSPVAPMAWGFYPGTSSLSSSSSSFTVVHPLPNPERFHSTAPTFPPNPSPPGPSAPPVLDLAPSAPSYEPPSYTSTTNFLSQSDEPPPAYSLIFPPSAKDE, via the exons ATGCCAGCCATCAGAAGCTTAACGCTGGTTTACGACGCGCTAAACGAGGACAGGACTTTCTCCGAGGGGGACCTCATAGCCGGGAAAGTGACTCTGGCCGTGGAAAAGCCCACCGCCGTCCAGAGCTTCTTCGTCAAAGTGAAGGGGGACGCTCAAGTGCGCTGGACGACGAGGAGCGGCAACCACAACCAAACACACTCGGCAAGCCGAAGATACTTCAAACTCAAGCACTTCTTTATCG aGACTGTGCTTCCCCAAGGTGTCCATGTGTATAATTTCCGCTTTACCATCCCATCAGG GACTATGCCTTCAAGTTTTAAGGGCACCCACGGAAAGATTGTCTACATTCTTGAAGCCAAGCTGTTGAGAAGTTGGAAAGTAGACAAGACCGCTGACAAAGTGATAATTTTTCGTTCCAAGTCCATCCCGCACCTACAATCTCTGATG TTACAACAAGTTGCAGTTAAAGACAAAGAGTTGGGGATTTTCTCAAGTGGAAAAGTGCACATGAAGGTCACTGTTGATAAGACGGCTTACGCCCCAG GAGAAACAGTGTTGGTTGTtgcaaaaatcaacaacaactcGTCGAGTGACATGATTCCCAAAGTGCGTTTGTCCCAGGTTATCGTATACAGTGCCAGAAGTAGTAGCAAACACGAAAGCATCACCATCAACAAATTGGCCAGCCAAAATATTGGACCCCGCTCAGAGAAGGAGGTCAGGTGGGCTGTGAAGATTCCAACAAATCAGGAGCCAACCATCAAAAACTGTGAAATCATCTCAGTGGAATACTCCTTAAAG gtGTATCTGGACATAAGTTTTGCCTTCGACCCTGAGGTGACGTTCCCAGTGATCATCATACCTCCAAATGTAGCCTCTAGTTCTCAGGGTGCTTTTTCTGGGCCCAGCTGGGCCCCACACAACAGTGACTTCCCCCCTGCTGCAGCCAGCGCAGCTTGTTATCCTCCATCCCCACACAGAGGCCAAGGGGCCCAAGCATATTTGGCACCCTCGCCGTTTTACTCAGATAATCCGACAAACTATGCGGGTCCTTCGACCATTAATCCCAGTCCCGTCGCACCCATGGCGTGGGGCTTCTATCCAGGAacttcatcattatcatcatcatcatcatcatttactGTTGTGCACCCTCTACCGAATCCTGAAAGATTTCATTCAACTGCTCCAACATTTCCACCCAATCCATCTCCGCCAGGCCCATCAGCACCACCGGTATTAGACTTAGCTCCTTCTGCTCCATCCTACGAACCACCTTCTTACACGAGCACCACCAACTTCCTGTCTCAATCTGATGAACCTCCTCCAGCCTATTCACTTATTTTCCCACCATCTGCAAAGGATGAGTGA
- the si:dkey-172m14.1 gene encoding arrestin domain-containing protein 3 isoform X1 translates to MPAIRSLTLVYDALNEDRTFSEGDLIAGKVTLAVEKPTAVQSFFVKVKGDAQVRWTTRSGNHNQTHSASRRYFKLKHFFIGECASETVLPQGVHVYNFRFTIPSGTMPSSFKGTHGKIVYILEAKLLRSWKVDKTADKVIIFRSKSIPHLQSLMLQQVAVKDKELGIFSSGKVHMKVTVDKTAYAPGETVLVVAKINNNSSSDMIPKVRLSQVIVYSARSSSKHESITINKLASQNIGPRSEKEVRWAVKIPTNQEPTIKNCEIISVEYSLKVYLDISFAFDPEVTFPVIIIPPNVASSSQGAFSGPSWAPHNSDFPPAAASAACYPPSPHRGQGAQAYLAPSPFYSDNPTNYAGPSTINPSPVAPMAWGFYPGTSSLSSSSSSFTVVHPLPNPERFHSTAPTFPPNPSPPGPSAPPVLDLAPSAPSYEPPSYTSTTNFLSQSDEPPPAYSLIFPPSAKDE, encoded by the exons ATGCCAGCCATCAGAAGCTTAACGCTGGTTTACGACGCGCTAAACGAGGACAGGACTTTCTCCGAGGGGGACCTCATAGCCGGGAAAGTGACTCTGGCCGTGGAAAAGCCCACCGCCGTCCAGAGCTTCTTCGTCAAAGTGAAGGGGGACGCTCAAGTGCGCTGGACGACGAGGAGCGGCAACCACAACCAAACACACTCGGCAAGCCGAAGATACTTCAAACTCAAGCACTTCTTTATCGGTGAATGCGCCAGTG aGACTGTGCTTCCCCAAGGTGTCCATGTGTATAATTTCCGCTTTACCATCCCATCAGG GACTATGCCTTCAAGTTTTAAGGGCACCCACGGAAAGATTGTCTACATTCTTGAAGCCAAGCTGTTGAGAAGTTGGAAAGTAGACAAGACCGCTGACAAAGTGATAATTTTTCGTTCCAAGTCCATCCCGCACCTACAATCTCTGATG TTACAACAAGTTGCAGTTAAAGACAAAGAGTTGGGGATTTTCTCAAGTGGAAAAGTGCACATGAAGGTCACTGTTGATAAGACGGCTTACGCCCCAG GAGAAACAGTGTTGGTTGTtgcaaaaatcaacaacaactcGTCGAGTGACATGATTCCCAAAGTGCGTTTGTCCCAGGTTATCGTATACAGTGCCAGAAGTAGTAGCAAACACGAAAGCATCACCATCAACAAATTGGCCAGCCAAAATATTGGACCCCGCTCAGAGAAGGAGGTCAGGTGGGCTGTGAAGATTCCAACAAATCAGGAGCCAACCATCAAAAACTGTGAAATCATCTCAGTGGAATACTCCTTAAAG gtGTATCTGGACATAAGTTTTGCCTTCGACCCTGAGGTGACGTTCCCAGTGATCATCATACCTCCAAATGTAGCCTCTAGTTCTCAGGGTGCTTTTTCTGGGCCCAGCTGGGCCCCACACAACAGTGACTTCCCCCCTGCTGCAGCCAGCGCAGCTTGTTATCCTCCATCCCCACACAGAGGCCAAGGGGCCCAAGCATATTTGGCACCCTCGCCGTTTTACTCAGATAATCCGACAAACTATGCGGGTCCTTCGACCATTAATCCCAGTCCCGTCGCACCCATGGCGTGGGGCTTCTATCCAGGAacttcatcattatcatcatcatcatcatcatttactGTTGTGCACCCTCTACCGAATCCTGAAAGATTTCATTCAACTGCTCCAACATTTCCACCCAATCCATCTCCGCCAGGCCCATCAGCACCACCGGTATTAGACTTAGCTCCTTCTGCTCCATCCTACGAACCACCTTCTTACACGAGCACCACCAACTTCCTGTCTCAATCTGATGAACCTCCTCCAGCCTATTCACTTATTTTCCCACCATCTGCAAAGGATGAGTGA